The Bacillota bacterium LX-D genome includes a window with the following:
- a CDS encoding ATP-binding protein, translating into MFKHVFTKLLFTYTAIILGTVVLLAGSLSYFFNFYFFNQKQNTLLKAGQQVQKIVLDSKAQKITAGEMYRAINNLGYITDSRIYVLDSARLKNSDPTKAGSLAKDLQQILQGKTIIHQKHFVNDQQRYVVFVGMPIKLSQASTGIVLLFSPVEKLNLALHQIYTLIWGTACFSVLAGTLIILFISWRISRPIKNIQQSAVRLAEGFNTKDIPVIGQDEIAELTQSFNYMKNRLHKIEAMRKDLIANVSHELRTPLTSIKGFIQAILDGVVEPKEHPKYLTIVFQETTRLHRLVDDLLHLARLQTGNIKIEKKQTPLQQLIEQVIEQTHFRAQEKNIVFQTFFSTENLTLNADRDKLQQILLNLVDNTLKYSLPNTPIRIEVLDEKKWVQIKVQDFGPGISADELPYIFTKFHRAKDTSRQKPGTGLGLAIAKELVELHGGKIWVESTVHVGTTFFVRLPK; encoded by the coding sequence ATGTTTAAACATGTTTTTACTAAATTATTATTTACCTATACTGCTATTATTTTAGGCACAGTTGTGCTCTTAGCAGGCAGTTTATCTTATTTTTTCAACTTTTACTTTTTTAATCAAAAACAAAACACGCTGCTTAAAGCAGGTCAACAAGTGCAGAAGATTGTTTTAGACTCTAAAGCACAAAAAATTACGGCTGGAGAAATGTACAGAGCAATTAATAATTTAGGCTATATTACAGACAGCAGAATTTATGTTTTAGATAGTGCCAGATTAAAAAATTCTGATCCTACCAAGGCCGGCTCTTTAGCCAAAGATTTACAGCAAATTCTGCAAGGTAAAACAATTATTCATCAAAAACATTTTGTTAATGACCAGCAAAGATATGTTGTATTCGTGGGCATGCCAATTAAACTAAGCCAGGCCAGCACCGGAATTGTGCTTTTATTTTCCCCTGTGGAAAAATTAAATTTAGCTCTACATCAAATATATACCTTAATCTGGGGAACAGCTTGTTTTTCCGTTTTAGCCGGAACCCTGATTATTCTGTTTATTTCCTGGAGAATTTCTCGCCCCATTAAAAATATTCAGCAGTCTGCTGTCCGGCTGGCAGAAGGATTTAATACCAAAGACATTCCTGTTATAGGTCAAGATGAAATTGCTGAGCTTACCCAAAGTTTTAATTACATGAAAAACCGGCTTCATAAAATTGAGGCTATGCGCAAAGATTTAATTGCTAATGTTTCTCACGAACTTCGGACTCCTCTAACCTCCATTAAGGGATTTATTCAGGCAATTTTGGATGGGGTAGTTGAACCTAAAGAACATCCTAAATACTTAACCATTGTCTTTCAAGAAACAACTAGGCTCCACAGATTAGTCGACGATCTACTGCACTTAGCTCGGCTACAGACAGGAAATATAAAAATAGAAAAAAAGCAAACTCCTTTACAACAATTAATTGAGCAAGTAATAGAACAAACCCATTTTAGAGCCCAGGAAAAAAACATTGTTTTCCAAACCTTTTTTTCAACTGAAAATCTAACCCTAAATGCAGACCGAGATAAACTGCAGCAAATTTTACTTAACTTGGTAGATAATACACTTAAGTACTCTCTGCCCAATACTCCCATCCGGATTGAAGTACTGGATGAAAAAAAGTGGGTTCAAATTAAAGTGCAAGATTTTGGACCTGGAATTTCCGCAGATGAACTGCCTTATATTTTTACTAAATTCCACCGTGCTAAGGATACTAGCCGGCAGAAGCCTGGCACTGGCCTTGGATTAGCAATTGCCAAAGAACTTGTGGAATTGCACGGGGGGAAAATATGGGTGGAAAGCACCGTCCATGTAGGTACAACCTTTTTCGTCC
- a CDS encoding response regulator transcription factor, translating into MTTKIKILIIDDDPNICQLLNLYLQRENYTVFLAHDGSTGLKMLREIKPDLLLLDLMLPNISGWELCKLIREESNIPIIMLTAKDSSEDKVKGLDLGADDYVVKPFDPNEVLARVRARLRQNVNHSNNPAEQETILGDLVVNMYKYEVIFQGKKISLTPKEIQLLNYFIANQGIVVSREQILEKVWGYAYAGETRTVDMHVRNLREKFSGSNHWQIKTVYGVGYKLEVINV; encoded by the coding sequence ATGACAACTAAAATAAAAATTTTAATTATTGATGATGACCCAAATATATGTCAACTGCTAAACTTATATCTGCAAAGGGAAAACTATACAGTCTTCTTAGCTCACGACGGCAGCACCGGCCTAAAAATGCTTCGAGAAATTAAACCAGATTTATTACTGCTAGACCTCATGTTGCCTAACATTAGTGGTTGGGAGCTGTGTAAACTAATTCGGGAGGAAAGCAATATCCCGATTATTATGTTGACTGCTAAAGATTCTAGTGAAGATAAAGTTAAGGGACTAGACTTAGGAGCAGACGATTATGTAGTTAAGCCCTTTGATCCCAACGAAGTATTAGCTCGTGTCAGAGCCCGTTTACGTCAAAATGTTAATCACTCAAATAACCCTGCTGAACAGGAAACAATCTTAGGGGATTTGGTGGTGAACATGTATAAGTATGAAGTCATTTTCCAAGGGAAGAAAATTTCCCTAACTCCAAAGGAAATTCAGCTTTTAAATTACTTCATCGCTAATCAAGGAATTGTTGTTTCCCGGGAACAAATTTTAGAAAAAGTTTGGGGTTATGCCTATGCAGGAGAAACCAGAACGGTGGATATGCATGTGCGGAATTTACGGGAAAAATTCAGCGGAAGTAACCATTGGCAGATTAAAACTGTTTATGGTGTAGGGTATAAATTAGAGGTTATAAATGTTTAA